From Rutidosis leptorrhynchoides isolate AG116_Rl617_1_P2 chromosome 3, CSIRO_AGI_Rlap_v1, whole genome shotgun sequence, a single genomic window includes:
- the LOC139898835 gene encoding pollen-specific protein C13-like: MARSMLMLALCVLLPALISAGRPMSHPYVLQGRVYCDTCRAGFETSATTYIPGAKVRVECKNKEQKVIFTSEGTTDATGTYYINVNEDHGDETCDVVLVSSPINGCKTADPGRDRARVALTSYNGIVSDQRFANNMGFMKDEIMSGCTTLLQSLMEEEN, translated from the exons ATGGCGAGATCTATGTTGATGTTAGCCCTATGCGTTCTACTCCCGGCGCTCATTAGCGCCGGACGTCCGATGTCTCATCCGTACGTCTTGCAAGGCAGAGTTTACTGCGATACTTGCCGTGCTGGTTTCGAAACTTCTGCTACTACTTACATTCCTG GTGCCAAGGTTAGAGTCGAATGCAAGAACAAGGAACAGAAAGTTATCTTTACCTCAGAAGGAACCACCGACGCAACAGGAACATACTACATCAATGTCAACGAAGACCATGGAGATGAGACCTGCGACGTGGTTCTCGTCAGCAGCCCAATTAATGGATGCAAGACAGCTGACCCAGGGCGTGACCGTGCCCGTGTGGCTCTCACCAGCTACAATGGTATTGTCTCTGATCAACGTTTTGCCAATAACATGGGTTTCATGAAGGACGAGATCATGTCTGGTTGCACCACATTACTTCAATCTTTGATGGAAGAGGAGAATTAG